The Chryseolinea soli genome contains a region encoding:
- a CDS encoding NUDIX hydrolase, translated as MGKKPAQKLSRREFFEKGHLYYLTHLSIDNVIFGFHDNQLKVLLLEWKDTRRWCLPGGFILKGEHIEEAAIRVLHQRTGLNNIYLQQFYAFGDPNRERSKHGIEPPLEVKNKSWLTERFVSIGYWALVEFSKVVPKPDEFSETCQWWDIDKVPTLILDHNNILEKALDSLRRNLNDYPVGRDLLPPKFTMPELQRMYETILDKQLDRRNFQKKMLALDILERLNERKQGGAHKAPFLYRFDQRKYEKAMKQGLRIGLQ; from the coding sequence ATGGGAAAAAAACCAGCGCAGAAGCTTAGTCGGCGCGAATTCTTTGAGAAAGGGCATCTGTATTACCTCACACACCTTTCCATCGACAATGTGATCTTCGGCTTTCACGACAACCAGCTCAAGGTTTTGTTGCTGGAGTGGAAGGATACGCGCCGCTGGTGCCTGCCCGGCGGATTCATTCTCAAGGGCGAGCACATCGAGGAAGCAGCGATCCGGGTGCTTCACCAGCGGACCGGGCTCAACAACATTTACTTGCAGCAGTTCTACGCCTTTGGCGATCCCAACCGCGAACGATCCAAGCATGGCATCGAGCCTCCCCTGGAGGTCAAGAACAAATCATGGCTCACCGAACGCTTCGTCTCGATCGGTTATTGGGCCCTGGTGGAATTTTCCAAAGTGGTTCCCAAGCCCGACGAGTTTTCGGAAACCTGTCAGTGGTGGGACATCGATAAAGTGCCAACGCTCATCCTGGATCATAACAACATCCTGGAGAAAGCCCTGGATTCTTTGCGCCGGAATCTCAACGACTACCCCGTGGGAAGGGACTTGTTGCCTCCAAAATTCACCATGCCGGAGCTGCAGCGGATGTATGAAACCATCCTTGACAAACAACTCGACCGTCGTAATTTCCAAAAGAAAATGCTCGCCCTCGATATCCTGGAACGCCTCAACGAACGCAAACAAGGCGGCGCCCACAAAGCGCCGTTCCTCTATCGCTTTGATCAACGCAAATATGAGAAGGCGATGAAGCAGGGATTGAGAATTGGTCTTCAATAA